AAATTTTTTATGATTGGTCAGCTTCCCTCGCCGGTAATCGTCGTTGTCCATTGCCGGCAAATCGTCGTGAATCAGTGATCCCGTATGAATCATTTCCACACTCGCCGCGATTTGAAAATGCGCAGGCATAAGCTCTAAGCCAAAAGCTTCCAGCAATTCCAATAAGAGCAAAGGACGAATCCGTTTCCCGCCAGCCAACAAGGAATAGTGGGCAGATTGAGCCAAACCCCTCGGAAACGTAGCGCTTTCATAGAATGTCGTCAAAAATTCATCTAACTTTTTTATTTTCATGTCCATTATCTCTTATTATAGCAAAATTCAGCCAGATTTTCGATAGCGGAATATAAGTCACTGCCTCCTCTTATTGACGCTGATTTCTTGCTGACCAAACTGGTGATATCAAAGTAAAAATCACAGTTTTATCTGTGATTACATATAACTTTATTTATTTTGAGCCAGATTTTCTCTAGTAGCTCTCCCTTGCTCACCATAATAGCGCGTTTTAATGACATTTTTGGTCAAAAATTCGAGATTTTCTAATGTACGCTCTTTTTGCATGGCTTTTTCAAGAGAACCGGGGCCTTTTTGAATCGAATAAGCCGCCAATAATAACTCTTCCATTTCGCCCAAATTATCCCCCAAACTCCCAACAAAAGCGATGGTTGGCACCTGATATTTGGCTGCTAACTTAGCCATTCCAAAAGGTACCTTGCCTTGCGCTGTTTGAAAATCCATTCGTCCTTCGCCTGTGATGACTAAGTCCGCTTTTTTTATCACTTCTTCGATTTCCAAAAGGGCCGCAATTTTTTCAAATCCTGAAACAAGCTGACCAGCAAGCAAAACGATTGCTCCGCCAAGTCCGCCAGCAGCACCAGTTCCTGCAATTTTTTGTAAATCAATATTTTGATTCTTTTTAATTCGCTGAACGACTTGCTGCGCTTTTTGATCCTGTTGTTCCAAAAGCTCTGGTGTGCCTCCTTTTTGCTGTCCAAAAACTTTGGCATAACCATTTTCTCCTGCATAAACCGCTGTGACATCCGCAAGTCCTGTAATTTTCACCCCCGAAAAGTCAGGCAATTGCTCAAAAGAGCCTCCAAGTCCCTCAAGAAGCCCTAGTCCGCCGTCAGACGTCCCTGTACCCCCTAAACTTAGCAAAATTTCATGCGCTCCTCGCGCTTTAGCATCCAAAAAAAGTTGCGCTAAACCAAAAGTAGAAGCCTCCTGAATCGTCTGTTCCGATGGTGTAATTTTATCAATGCCAACTACCTTGGCCGCCTCAATGACTGCCAAATCACCAGCCATCAAATACTCTGCAACAATCGGGCGTCCTAACAAATCCACTGTCGAAACCTTAATTTGAACACCGCCAATTCCAGCTTCTACCGCCGAAATTGTCCCCTCGCCACCATCAGCAATCGCAAAAGTATGCACCTTTGCTTCAGGCAAAACTTGTTCAATGCCACTCTTGACCGCTTGATTCAGCTCATGCGAACTTGCTGAACCCTTGAAAGAATCAATCGCTACTACAAATTCCATAACTTTTTTCCTTTTCGCTTCTAACATTTCTTGTGAAAAAAGGGCTCAACAGCCCCTTTACCTCCTCAGAAAATTTACATCAGCAATTTTTCTCTGACAAAAAAATCCGTCAGCATTTTCTCTAAGAAAATTTTGTGAAAAATAATTACGTCAGCATTTTTTCTAATATTCTTTTTGCTCAGGGGAAAATTCGGTCTCGCTGTCGTCCTTATTTACGATTTTAACCAAGGTTTGTTCCGCTTCGTTAAGCGTTTTTTTCAAACTTTCTGAGAGTTTCATCCCTTTTTGAAATTCCGCAATGGCATCCTCCAAAGCGACATCTCCTGACTCCAATTTGCGAACAATGGCTTCCAATTCTGCCAGATTATCTTCAAATTTTACTTCTTTTTTTGTTGCCATTTTATTTCACCTCTACTTTTATTTTTCCGTCAGCAAGCTCTACATCAAGTCTGTCACCCATTTTCACATCAGCCACCGACTTCACGATTTTCCCTTTTTCGTCCACAAGCACCGAAAAACCACGCGCCTTTATCTTTGAAATATCTAGCAAAAGCAGAGATTGATACAGCCGTTCAACCCTATTTTTACGATTTTCTACAATTTTAGCATAAGCTGGCAGCAATCTTTCTTTCGAGAGTGCATAGCGATGACTCAAATTGCTGACTTTTACTTCGGTCAATTGATTCAGCCGCTCTGTCAAACGGTCAAGCTTCTGCAAATGCCCATCATAGAGGCGCTCTGGCTGTCTAAAAACAACCGCGGTACTCAATTTTTCCAAACGCTCGCGCCGAATTGTAATCAAATGCGACAAGCGATTGAACAAGCGTTTCTCTTGATCAGCCGTCCAACCCAGCAAATCAATTTTAGTATTTGGCGTAGCTAATTCTGCAGCCGCTGTAGGCGTAGCAGCACGGTGATCCGCCGCAAAATCAGCCAAAGTCACATCCGTTTCATGTCCAACCGAAGAAATCACAGGAATTTTCGACTCAAAAATCGCCCGAACAACAACTTCCTCGTTAAAACCCCACAAATCCTCGATGGAGCCACCGCCCCGCCCAATAATCAGGACATCAAAATCACCTCTGCGATTAGCTCGCCTAATATTTTCAGCAATTTCCTCAGCAGCACCACTCCCTTGAACTTTCGTTGGATAAAGGACAATTTCGCTCATGGGAAAGCGACGCTGAGCCGTAGTGATAATATCACGAATAACCGCACCAGAAGGACTCGTCACCACGGCTATTTTCTTTGAAAATTGTGGCAAAGCTTGCTTCCATTTGTTATCAAATAAGCCCTCAGCCATCAATTTTTTCTTCAATTGCTCAAATTTGACCGCCAAAGCTCCGATTCCATCAGGAACTAAACTCTCGATATTGATTGAATATGAACCAGAGGGCGGATAAATACTAATCCGCCCCACCGCAAGAACTTTCATTCCTTCTTCCAAATCAAAATCCAGCTTGCGAAATTGTCCCGCCCACATGGTCGCCTGAATCACCGCTCCCTCATCCTTGAGCGCAAAATATTGATGGTTAGGTCGTCTACGAAAATTCGAGATTTCCCCTGTCAAATAAACCCGCTCCAGATAAGGATCGCGATCAAATTTGGCTTTTAAATATTTTGTTAAAGTTGATACTGATAAATACTCTGTCATCTCTTAAAAATCTCCGTCAAAACACACCTCTAAACAACTCGCCAGCCACCAAACAAACTTACCATTTATTCTTCTCTAAAATTGACCAGAAGTAACCTTTACAAACTTTCGTCTAATTTTCGACTGGCTGCACGCACCGTTTGCTCCATAAGCATTGTGATGGTCATCGGGCCAACACCACCAGGAACAGGCGTGATTAAGCTTGCCACTTCTTTTACTTCTTCAAAATCAACATCGCCATGTAATTTGCCAGCTTCATCCCGATTCATGCCCACGTCAATCACGACCGCGCCTTCTTTGACATCCTCCGCTTTAATCATGCGGTCACGCCCAATCGCTACCACCAAAATATCGGCAGTTTTCGTCAATTCACGCAAATTTTTCGTCCGCGAATGGGCAATCGTTACTGTCGCATCAGCCATCATCAAAAGTTGGGCCATTGGTTTTCCTACGATATTCGAACGACCAATCACCACGGCTTTTTTACCTGCCAAATCAACCTTGTACTCCCGAAACATCTCCATAATCCCCGCCGGTGTTGAAGGAATCATGAGGGGATTTCCTGCCCAAAGTCGACCCATATTCATTGGATGAAAACCATCCACATCTTTTTGAGGATCAATTGCCAATAAAACTTTTTCTTCTGAAATATGTTTAGGCAAAGGCAACTGTACCAAAATTCCATGCCATTTTTCATCTTGGTTGTATTCCTCAATCAAGGCCAGTAATTCTACTTCACTTACTGTTTCTGGCAAGCGTACCACACTCGAATTTAAACCAATTGCTGTGGCTTGTCGTTCTTTATTGCGTACATAGACTTGGCTTGCAGGATTTTCACCAATCAAAATCACGACCAAACCCGGAACAATGCCCGCTGCTTTTAACTCATCAACTTTTGTTTTCAACTCAGCCTGCATTTTCGCAGCGAGCGCTTTTCCATCTATCAATTTCATACTATCCATTATATCATAAGCTGACTTTCTTCTGACTTTTGATTTTTAAAAACCCACCAAAATGGCGGGCGACTACTTTTAAATTAAATCTTGCGCTTTGAGATAATCCTGGGCAACCTGAGCAGGACTTTTTTGCTCCACATTAACCTCATAATTCATCTCAATCATTTGTTGGTCTGTAATTTTTCCTGAAAGTTTACCAAGAATTCGCTTTAATTCTGGGTATTTTTTCAACAGACTTTCTTTCATCAAAGGGGCTGCTTGATAAGGCGGAAAAAGATTTTTATCATCTTTTAGCACTGTCAAGTCATATTGTTTGATTTGGCTATCGGTTGAATAAACTTCCGCAACCTCAACCGCTCCCGTATTCAAAGCCTTATAAATTAAGCTCGTTTGCATGGTTTTCACATTCAAGTCCAAGCCATACAAGCGTTTTAAGCCAAGATTTCCATCGGTTCGATTGGCAAATTCAACGTCAAATCCAGCAGTTAAGTTTGTAACTTTGCTCAAATCAGAGATGCTTGTCAACCCATGTTTTTTAGCAAAGTCAGATTTAACAGCCAACGCATAAGTATTCTGAAATTTCATCGGTGACAAGTAGGCAAATTGATTCAACGCTTTAATGCCTGTCTCAGCTTTCTGCCACACCACTGCTGGATCTGTCGACTCCGTTGGTGTTTTCAAGAAAGTGCTGGTAATCGTCCCCGTATATTCTGGATAAATATCGATTTTTCCTGCTTTTAAAGCATTATAAAGAAAAGTTGTATCACCAAAATTAGATTTGAGATTCACGCGAATGTTGCTATCATGCTCAATCAAATCTTTGTACATATTGATGAGAATGGCTGGCTCTGAGCCCAATTTTCCAGCAATTGTAATTTCAGGATGTTTAGCCGCTTGAGGTTGGTAATACGACCCTCCTAAAACAAGCAATCCAATGAAAAAACTAATAATGATTGTTTTTATCTTCGCCTTCTCCAAAAATTTCAAGAGACCACTAAAGATAACCGCCAATAAAGCTGACGAAATCGCACCAATCAAAATCAAAGAAACATCATTCATATTGATTCCAAGAAGAATAAAATTTCCCAAACCTCCTGCACCAATCAGTGCAGCAAGTGTCGCTGTCCCAATAACCATGACCGTACTCGTACGAATCCCAGCCATGATAAATGGCATCGCTAAAGAAAGTTCAAACTTCATCAAACGTTCGCGACGATTCATCCCAAACGCTGTCGCTGCCTCAATGAGCGATGGCTCAATCTGCTCTAATCCCGTATAAGTATTTTGGATAATAGGAAAAATCGCGTACACAACCAACGCCACAATTGCGGGCAAACTTCCAATCCCGATAAAAGGAATCAAAAGTCCCAAAAGCGCCAAACTTGGAATCGTCTGAAAAATGCCCGTAATTTGTAACACAGGCTCAGCCACTCGTGGATAACGTCGAAGCAAGAGCGCCAGAGGAATCGCAATCAGAATCGCAATAAAAATTGAAATCAACGAAATCTGAATGTGTTCCAAAAGCGCTTGCCAAAATTGACCTTGCTGGTTTTGAAAAGTTTGGATAAGCTGATTCATTTTGCACCTCCAGCCATGTAACGAACGATCGATTCAGCAGAAATCTCAAAACCCTGATAACTCAAATTTTCTTTTTGAGCTAGCCGGTTGATGATTTCTGATATTGACGTATCTTCAGCAACTTCTTGCGTGTTTTCAGTGCTTATCGGTTCCGTTAAAATCAAATTTTCAACAGTGACATTGGCTAAATTTTGGTGATATTCTTTGAAGAAATCTCGAACAAAATCATTAGCTGGCTGCTGATAAATTTCCTCTGGTTTAGCAATCTGCTGAATCAAACCCTCATTCATTACTGCGACTCGATCCGCCAGATAAAGCGCTTCGTCAAGATCGTGGGTCACAAAAATAATCGTCAACTTCATTTTTTTCTGCAAATTTTTGATAAACACCTGAAGCTGTCGTCTGGAAATCGGGTCAAGCGCCGAAAATGGTTCATCCATGAGAACAATTTGCGGATTAGTAGCAATCGCACGCAAAATCCCCACGCGCTGCTGCTCCCCACCTGATAATTCATTGGGCTTGCGGTGCGCGTAATCTTTCGCCTCCAAACCAACCAAATCCAGCAATTCATTAGTTCTTTCTACAATTTTATCTTTCGTCCAGCCCTTCATTTCAGGAATCAAGCCAATATTTTCAGCCACTGTCAGATTGGGAAAAAGTGCAATCTGCTGCAAAACATAACCAATAGAAAGCCGCAGTTTTCGCAGATTTTTCGTCGTCACCTCTTCGTGATCAATCAAAATCTTGCCCTCGCTGTGTGTGATCAACTGGTTAATCATCTTCAAGGTTGTCGTTTTTCCGCTTCCACTTGGCCCAACAAGGACAAAAAATTCTTGGTCAGCAATTGTAAAATTAGCATGATCAAGAATTTTTTTACTGGCAAAAGCTTTCGACACATCTTGGAATTCAATCATGAATTTCCTCATTTCTACTTGTCAAAATGTACTGATCAAACCGTCAGCACCGCTGTTTTTTACTAAAACACTGACAAAAATTTACGTCAGCATTTTCTCTGGTCAAAATTCGCCTTCGTAAGTTACGTCAGCATTTTTTCCTCTGACAAAAAATCCGTCAGTATTTTCTCTGGAGAATATCAGCTATTTTCAACTCCAATCATGAAAATAAAGCTATATTTTTAGAAAACCATTTCTTTCATTTTACATTATCCGCTGTCGATTTCCAAATCATCCGTTTTAAAAGCAAAAAAATCCAGTCATTACTCACTGAATTTTTATTAAACCCGTTCAAATCTTTCTTGATAATCATAAACTTTTGCCCGTTCCATAGCTGTTTCTACCTCTACACGACGCAGGGGCCGAGGTAAGAATTTACGAATTTCATCATCATTGTAGCCGACTTGCAAACGTCGATCATCGAGAATTAAAGGGCGCCGTAGAAGAGTCCGGTTTTCTTCCATCAATTGCACCAACTCATTCAAACTAATTGTCTCAAAGTCAATATTTAAGCGCCTGTAAGCATGACTTCGCCGCGAAATAATATCCGCTGTTCCATCCTCAGTTAGCGCCAAAATTTCCAAGAAATCTTCCCGCTTAATATTAGCCGTCAACAAATCAATTTCAACATAAGGCAGCCGATGCTTTTCCATCCATTCCTTTGCTTTTTTGCATGAGCTGCAAGACGTCACTGTATAAATCTTTATCATCACAATCACCTCATCTGTATCTCATCTGTTTTATTCTTGTCTAATCTATCTCTTACTTATATTCTAACATAATTATGAGATTTGTAAAGTATTTATGAGATAAAAATGAGGTTTTTAATTTTAGAGAAAGCCACAAGAAAAGAGATTGTAAAAATACAATCTCTTTCATTTTACAAATAAACTCGCTCCACTCGATCAGAAATCAGGCACAGCACTTCGTAATTGATGGTTTTGCGCCATTCTGCCACATCCGTAGCCGTAATAAGCTTGCCTTGATTTTCACCAATCAAAGTAACAGTTGTACCTAAAGGATATTCTTGATCCAATTTAATCATCATCTGATCCATTGAAACACGTCCAACAATTTCACAAAATTTCCCATCAACTAAGACATGGAAACCTTGCATCTCTCGCGTCCAACCATCCGCATAACCAATTGAAACTGTACCAATCCAAGTCTCTTGCTCCGCTTCATAAGTTGCCCCGTATCCCAAAGTTGCTCCTTTGGTCACCTTTTTGACATGGGTCAATTCTGATACCAAAGAGAGCGCTGCTTCAATTTCAAAAGGCAAATTCAAAACCTTGCCACTCGGATTTAAACCATACATGGAAACACCCAAGCGTTCAATATCCTGAACTTGTTCAGTATGCCATAAAGCCGCTGCTGTATTGGTTGAATGAACATAGCGAGGTCGCCGTGAAATTTCCTCAATAATTTGGGCAAATTTTTCTTGTTGAGCCTTGAACTTTTGATCATCCGCCTCATCCGCCGTAGCAAAATGAGTAAATATTCCTTCAAATTCAATACCATATTGGTCTGCCAATGCAATCATTTCGTTGGCTTCTTGAGCATCACAAACCCCAATCCGTCCCATTCCCGAATCCACAGCAATATGTATTTTTAACCGACTGAAGTCAATGGATTCTTGTACAACCAACTTCAACCAAGCCAAACTTGGTGCTGTCACAGTCAAGTTGAGATTAGCCGCAATCCCGATTGTCTCTGGTACAATTCCAGATAAAATCAAAATCGGCTGAGTCAAAAGCGCTTGTCGCAATTCAATGGCTTCATCAAGATTAGACACACAAAAACCTGCAACTAAATCTTTGACCGCTCGAGCTACTGGAACTGCACCATGCCCATAAGCGTTAGCCTTAACCACCGCCCAAAGTTCTGGTTTACTCCCAATATGCTGTTTAAATTTTTGAACATTATTCTTTATCGCCTCTAAATCAACCTGAGCTGAAGTATGACGATGTGGAGAAGATTTCATTTTTTAAAGCCTTCCGTATTTTTTGTTTAAAGATAAAGTGAAAGTGACGTTACCGTCACTTCCTTAATTTTTTTCGAGGACTACAAAAGCGACCGCTTCTAAGTTGCTATGTGAAATGGACAAATGAACCTCGCCATCAAAAGGATGTTTTGAGAAATAAGGTTTTCCCAACTGATCATTTTTAACTTCAAGATCATGCATTCCAAGGGCCTTACTGATTCCAGTTCCATACGCTTTGGAAAAAGCTTCTTTTGCCGCCCAACGCCCCGCCAGAAACTCTGTTTTGCGAGCTTCCGACTGGAACTGGTTGAATTTTTCAAGTTCATTTTCAGTCAAAACTTGCTCCACAAAACGCTCCGAGCGGTTTAAAGCTTTTTGGATTCGAGACAACTCCACGTTGTCAACACCTGTTCCAAAAACCATTATTTTGCCAATTCGTAAATTGCTTCAGCGTAAATCACGGCTGCTTTATAAATATTTTCCACAGGCTTCATTTCGTTGGCTTGGTGCATTGAGTCTGGTTCGCCTTCAAACATGGCACCGTAAGCCACGCCACGTTCCAAGAGACGCCCAAATGTTCCGCCACCGATGATTGTTTCGTAACCTTTAAGACCAGTGTGTTTTTCATAAACATCAATCAATGTTGACACGAGTGGATCTGACATTGGTACATAGTGAGGGGTATGAAGATGTTTTGAAAGTTCCACTTCAACAACACCATCAAGTTTAGCCAAGATTTCTTGCATACGCTCAGGACTGTTACCTTGTGGGAAACGGAAGTTGAGGGCAATTTTACCTTCAGAATTCTCATCAAATGACCACACACCTGCGTTCATAGAAGTGTTGCCCATAAGTTCATCAACGTAAGCTGTTCCTAATTTTTCACCTTCGTGGTCTTCAAGAAGTTTTTCAGCACCTACTTTGATGAAAGCAGCTGCACCGTCAGCAAAGTTATATTGGCTGAGGAAAAGTGTCAAGTAAGTCGCACCGTTCACACCTTTTTCTGGCATCGCACCGTGTGCTGATTTACCGTAAAGTGTAATTGTTGCTTTTCCTTCTGCTTCTTCGAGGTCAAAACGAAGATTTTTGCTTGCATGGTTAGCTACGAATTTTTCAAGTGCAGCTTGCAAATCTTTAGCCCCAGAAATCACTGCAGTTGCAGATTCTGGAACCATATTTTCAGCAAGACCAGCTTTGAAACTGTGAAGCACTACTTCACCAGCATTTTTCCCTGCGAAATGGAGGTATTCAGTAATATTTCCTTTTTCCCCATTGATAATTGGGAACTCAGCATCTGGTGAAAAACCAAAGTCAGGCAATGGCAATTCGCAATTTGCAAAGTAGTAATCCATATCTGCCCAACCAGTTTCTTCATTTGTCCCAACGATGAAGCGGATTTTTTTGCTCAAAGGAACGTTGAGTTCTTTCAAGATGTTAAGGGCATAGTAGCAAGCAACCGTTGGGCCTTTATCATCAGACGCCCCACGCGCATAAAGGTTTCCATTACGGATTTCTGGTTCAAAAGGATTTGAATCCCAACCTGAACCTGCAGGGACAACGTCTAAGTGACCAATAATTCCAAGCACTTCAGCGTCTTCTGCTGCACCATTTTCATATTCAAAATGACCAACGTAGTTATCATAATTTTTAGTTTTATAACCATCACGTTCAGCAATTTTCAAGAAAGCATCCAATGCTTTTCGTGGGCCAGGGCCAAAAGGATTTTCAGCATCGGCGTGTTCCATATCCATGGCAGAATTGATCCGCAAGAGGCTAAAAAGATCCTCCATGAGCGCATCTTTGCGCTTGTCAACTTCAGCTACAAAATCAATTGTTGTCATTCAACTTCTCCTTATTTTATCTTTGACAAACCACGTCAAAGTTTTTACTAGCTTTTTTATATCGACTAGTCTCAATCATTATCCTTTCTATTATAACAAAAATCCAGACTTTCCGCCTGAATTTTTTGTTCATTTTTTCTTCGTTTACTATCTTCCAAGAAAAATAGTTATAAAATGCAGAATAACTACAATCAATATCACTAAAAAACTTTTGATAGTTGAAGAACGTTGTTTCTCCCCTCCTTTAGCATAACCGGCAGCAACTAGAATCATAAAAATGACAAAAGCTAAAAGAACGCTGACGGCTAGAAGTCTTCCTAGCCAAAACAGTGACCCAAAGTCTTTAAATGCAAAAAAAGAAAGCTCAAAAAGGAAACTGAAAAACAGAAGGATAATAATCCCAACGATGACATCAGTGTACTTGCGTAAACGGACAAAGACCAATCTAGAAAACCGCCCCAAAGGAAATACTTGCACCGCTAAAATGATGAAGAAAATAGTTAATATTCCAATATTACTTGAAATTCCATCCGCTGGTGGATATAAAAAGAAATGATTAACTTGCCAAAGCATATAGCCACTGAAAAATAAGGAAAGTGCAATAAGGCAACAGAGATTTATTTTTTCACTGAGCGCATACTTTCTATAAGAGCTTTTAAGTTTCTGATTTTTTTTGATGGGCTGACTAAGAGTAGGTAACATTCGCTCGGTCTGATTTGACATTGTCTCGCTGATTGGGAGTTCCCAATCTAGATCTTCTTGGCTTATTTCTTGATTTTTAGGCATCTCTCCTTCTGAGATGATGGACTTGTTAGGCAAGTTCCAGTCTAACTCTTTTCCACTGCTTTCGTGGTTTTTAGGATGCTTTCCTTCTGAAGTGATGGACTTGTTAGGTAAATTCCAGTCTAGGTCTTTTCTACTGGTTTCTTGGTTTTGTGAAACTTTTTCTTTTGGAAAGTTCAGAACTGGTGGTTGATTCTCTGGAGTTTTTTGTGATTTTGCCCAAGCTATGGCTGAATCAAAAGCTCGCTTGAGAGATTGAAAATCCTGAGGTTGACTAGTGGGGTCAATCTTTCGTAGTTTTTGGGCATATGCTTTACGAATTTCCTTAAGATTGTTGGTTGGACTAATTTCTAATATTTCCCACATTTTTCCCTTTCTAAAGCAAAGTTTCTAGCATTTCAAATAGCTCAGCCGCTCGTTCTTGCGCTTGGTGAACTCGTCTTGGATTGCCTGAGTTGAGTTGGCTGACAAAGTACTGTTGTTCTCTCAAAACCATTTGTCTGCGTTCTCCTATAAACTCTTGGTAAAATTGCGCAAAGCGAGCCAGAATGAGCTGATTGTCATCTTGTTCTAGAGGATTTATTTTTAAATGCGCAACTTTCTTTCTGAGTTTTTCTAGTTCGCTGTCACTAAGCTTAATCTGCCGGTTTTGAATGACTAGATTTTTGTGATGTTTTTGCTTGTCATCAGTCACTTCCACTTCTAAAACACCAGATTCGTCATAGGTAAAACGAACTGTGATGGTGTCAGAACGTTCTAAAAGAGCTACTGGATAGTTAATTTCACCCAATTTGAGATTATCTTTGGTATAAGGATTTTCACCTTGATAAATTGAAATTCTGACATTTCTCTGAGCTGGGCTAATTTTGCGCACGCGAAGTTCCCGAGATGCTGGAATGACCGTATTTCGCTCAATAATTGGGGAAAAAATAGAATGACTAGGATCTTCTGGATTATGCACACCAGTACCTAGAGAAAAACCGATAACATCAGTCATAATCAATTCTTGTCGGCTTTTATCATTGAGCATATGAGCGCGGGTAATTGCCCCTAAGGCAATGGCTTCATCGGGATTGAGGTCATTTTGAGCTTTCAAGCCAGTAATTTTTTCAAAAGTTTGATGAATAAGAGGCAGACGACTGGCTCCCCCAACTAAAATCAATTTGTCCAATTCGGAAAAGTGCATATTGCTATCCGTCATGACTCGTTGAGTTGGTCTTTGAAATTTTGCCAAGAGCGGCATAACCAATTCACGAAATTCAACAATCGTTAGTTGGAAATTAATTGTTTGGTCTTGATATCCAAAGGTAAATTCGGCGGACAGGTTAAGAGGATTTGAAAATTTCTTTTTCATTTTTTCCGCTTTATCATAAAGTTCCGAAAGTAAAAATTTGTCTGCAGCGTCCCTTGTCAAATCAGCCTTTTTGAGGGCTGCGTCAATAAGTGCGAAAGTAAAGTCTTCGCCACCTAGCTTGGTATCACCACCAATGGCCTCGACTTGAACGACTTGTTCAAAAAGCGAAATTAAGGATACATCAAAAGTACCCCCGCCCAAATCAACAATCATAAAGCTTTGATCAGCTTCTGTATTCTCTAAACCATAGGCAATTGCAGCCGCAGTCGGCTCTGAA
The DNA window shown above is from Lactococcus sp. S-13 and carries:
- the pepV gene encoding dipeptidase PepV, which gives rise to MTTIDFVAEVDKRKDALMEDLFSLLRINSAMDMEHADAENPFGPGPRKALDAFLKIAERDGYKTKNYDNYVGHFEYENGAAEDAEVLGIIGHLDVVPAGSGWDSNPFEPEIRNGNLYARGASDDKGPTVACYYALNILKELNVPLSKKIRFIVGTNEETGWADMDYYFANCELPLPDFGFSPDAEFPIINGEKGNITEYLHFAGKNAGEVVLHSFKAGLAENMVPESATAVISGAKDLQAALEKFVANHASKNLRFDLEEAEGKATITLYGKSAHGAMPEKGVNGATYLTLFLSQYNFADGAAAFIKVGAEKLLEDHEGEKLGTAYVDELMGNTSMNAGVWSFDENSEGKIALNFRFPQGNSPERMQEILAKLDGVVEVELSKHLHTPHYVPMSDPLVSTLIDVYEKHTGLKGYETIIGGGTFGRLLERGVAYGAMFEGEPDSMHQANEMKPVENIYKAAVIYAEAIYELAK
- a CDS encoding Hsp70 family protein, with protein sequence MLEIGIDLGTSNSLIGYFDPETGESKLIANRFGHVLTPSVVSVDEQNNVIVGEIAKARRITNPTETVSAFKRFMGTEMVYLCGKKSFTPIELSSFVLSALKKDAEDFLNEKIDQVVISVPAYFNAFQREATISAAKLAGLTVRQLISEPTAAAIAYGLENTEADQSFMIVDLGGGTFDVSLISLFEQVVQVEAIGGDTKLGGEDFTFALIDAALKKADLTRDAADKFLLSELYDKAEKMKKKFSNPLNLSAEFTFGYQDQTINFQLTIVEFRELVMPLLAKFQRPTQRVMTDSNMHFSELDKLILVGGASRLPLIHQTFEKITGLKAQNDLNPDEAIALGAITRAHMLNDKSRQELIMTDVIGFSLGTGVHNPEDPSHSIFSPIIERNTVIPASRELRVRKISPAQRNVRISIYQGENPYTKDNLKLGEINYPVALLERSDTITVRFTYDESGVLEVEVTDDKQKHHKNLVIQNRQIKLSDSELEKLRKKVAHLKINPLEQDDNQLILARFAQFYQEFIGERRQMVLREQQYFVSQLNSGNPRRVHQAQERAAELFEMLETLL
- the acpS gene encoding holo-ACP synthase; protein product: MVFGTGVDNVELSRIQKALNRSERFVEQVLTENELEKFNQFQSEARKTEFLAGRWAAKEAFSKAYGTGISKALGMHDLEVKNDQLGKPYFSKHPFDGEVHLSISHSNLEAVAFVVLEKN